The following are encoded in a window of Mycobacterium vicinigordonae genomic DNA:
- the mihF gene encoding integration host factor, actinobacterial type: MALPQLTDEQRAAALEKAAAARRARAELKDRLKRGGTNLTQVLKDAETDEVLGKMKVSALLEALPKVGKVKAQEIMTELEIAPTRRLRGLGDRQRKALLEKFGS; the protein is encoded by the coding sequence GTGGCCCTTCCCCAGTTGACCGACGAGCAGCGCGCGGCAGCGTTGGAGAAGGCTGCTGCCGCACGTCGAGCGCGAGCAGAGCTCAAGGATCGGCTCAAGCGTGGCGGCACCAACCTCACCCAGGTGCTCAAGGACGCCGAGACCGACGAAGTGCTGGGCAAGATGAAGGTCTCTGCGCTGCTGGAGGCCTTGCCGAAGGTGGGCAAGGTCAAGGCACAGGAAATCATGACCGAGTTGGAGATCGCCCCGACCCGCCGCCTGCGTGGCCTCGGCGACCGTCAGCGCAAGGCGCTGTTGGAGAAGTTCGGCTCCTAG
- a CDS encoding TOBE domain-containing protein has product MPNLRIRQAAGLLGVSDDTVRRWIQQGALPVSLDAAGRKVIASDALAEFARENAPPAPPDPLGVGSSARNRFVGLVTKVTSDRVMTQVEMQCGPFSVVSLMSTDAARELEIQPGSVAVAVVKATTVIVETAGSGGA; this is encoded by the coding sequence GTGCCGAACCTGCGAATCCGTCAGGCGGCCGGCCTCCTGGGCGTCAGCGACGACACAGTGCGCCGCTGGATCCAGCAGGGTGCGCTACCGGTCAGCCTCGACGCGGCCGGGCGCAAGGTGATCGCCAGCGACGCGCTCGCCGAATTCGCCCGCGAGAACGCGCCGCCTGCCCCGCCCGACCCGCTCGGCGTCGGCAGCTCGGCGCGCAACAGGTTCGTCGGCCTCGTCACCAAGGTCACCAGTGACCGGGTGATGACCCAGGTGGAGATGCAGTGCGGCCCGTTCTCCGTGGTGTCGTTGATGAGCACGGACGCCGCGCGGGAACTCGAGATACAACCCGGCAGTGTCGCGGTGGCCGTCGTCAAGGCCACCACAGTGATCGTCGAGACCGCCGGTTCCGGCGGGGCTTAG
- the carB gene encoding carbamoyl-phosphate synthase large subunit: protein MPRRQDLNHVLVIGSGPIVIGQACEFDYSGTQACRVLRADGLQVSLVNSNPATIMTDPEFADHTYVEPITPAFVEKVIAQQAERGNKIDALLATLGGQTALNTAVALYENGVLDKYGVELIGADFEAIQRGEDRQRFKDIVTKVGGESARSRVCFTMDEVRETVAELGLPVVVRPSFTMGGLGSGMARSVDEVERMAGAGLAASPSANVLIEESIYGWKEFELELMRDGNDNVVVVCSIENVDPMGVHTGDSVTVAPAMTLTDREYQKMRDLGIAILREVGVDTGGCNIQFAVNPDDGRLIVIEMNPRVSRSSALASKATGFPIAKIAAKLAIGYTLDEIVNDITKETPACFEPTLDYVVVKAPRFAFEKFPGADPTLTTTMKSVGEAMSLGRNFVEALGKVMRSLETTRAGFWTKPDTEGSLEDALTRLQTPTEGRLYDIELALRLGGSVEQVAKASGVDPWFVAQIDELVALRAELVDAPVLDADLLRHAKHSGLSDRQIASLRPELAGEDGVRSLRERLNIHPVYKTVDTCAAEFEAKTPYHYSSYELDPAAESEVAPQTGRPKVLILGSGPNRIGQGIEFDYSCVHAATTLSQAGFETVMVNCNPETVSTDYDTADRLYFEPLTFEDVLEVFYAEEQSGAGGPGVAGVIVQLGGQTPLGLAQRLADAGVPIVGTPPEAIDLAEDRGAFGDVLTAASLPAPKYGTATTFDQARRIAADIGYPVLVRPSYVLGGRGMEIVYDEETLRGYITRATELSPEHPVLVDRFLEDAVEIDVDALCDGTEVYIGGIMEHIEEAGIHSGDSACALPPVTLGRSDIEKVRKATEAIAHGIGVVGLLNVQYALKDDVLYVLEANPRASRTVPFVSKATAIPLAKACARVMLGASISQLRQEGMLAESGDGASAAPDAPIAVKEAVLPFHRFRRADGAAIDSLLGPEMKSTGEVMGIDRDFGTAFAKSQTAAYGSLPAQGTVFVSVANRDKRSLVFPVKRLADLGFHVLATEGTAEMLRRNGIPCDEVRKHFEAPQDGRPAVSAIDAIRAGEVDMVINTPFGNSGPRIDGYEIRSAAVAVNIPCITTVQGASAAVQGIEAGIRGDIGVLSLQELHRNLGARSGRR, encoded by the coding sequence GTGCCGCGACGCCAAGACCTCAACCATGTGCTGGTGATCGGCTCCGGTCCCATCGTCATCGGCCAGGCCTGCGAGTTCGACTACTCCGGTACTCAGGCCTGCCGGGTGTTGCGGGCCGACGGGCTGCAGGTGAGCCTCGTCAACTCCAACCCGGCCACCATCATGACCGACCCCGAGTTTGCCGACCACACTTACGTCGAGCCCATCACCCCGGCGTTCGTCGAGAAGGTGATCGCCCAGCAAGCCGAGCGCGGAAACAAGATCGACGCCCTGCTGGCAACTTTGGGTGGGCAGACCGCGCTGAACACCGCCGTGGCGCTCTACGAGAACGGCGTCCTGGACAAATACGGTGTCGAATTGATCGGGGCCGACTTCGAGGCCATCCAGCGCGGTGAGGACCGGCAACGGTTCAAAGACATCGTGACCAAGGTCGGCGGCGAGTCGGCCCGCAGCCGAGTGTGTTTCACCATGGACGAGGTCCGCGAGACGGTCGCCGAACTCGGCCTGCCGGTGGTGGTACGGCCCAGCTTCACGATGGGCGGGCTGGGTTCGGGCATGGCCCGATCCGTGGACGAGGTCGAGCGAATGGCCGGGGCAGGGCTGGCCGCCAGCCCGAGTGCCAACGTGCTGATCGAGGAATCGATCTACGGCTGGAAGGAATTCGAACTCGAGCTGATGCGCGATGGCAACGACAACGTCGTGGTGGTGTGCTCGATCGAGAACGTCGACCCGATGGGCGTGCACACCGGTGACTCGGTCACCGTGGCCCCGGCGATGACGCTGACCGACCGCGAATACCAGAAGATGCGCGATCTGGGCATCGCCATCTTGCGTGAGGTCGGTGTGGACACCGGCGGCTGCAACATCCAGTTCGCCGTCAACCCCGACGACGGGCGGCTCATCGTCATCGAGATGAACCCCCGGGTGTCGCGATCCAGTGCGCTGGCATCCAAGGCCACCGGCTTTCCGATCGCCAAGATCGCCGCCAAGCTTGCCATCGGCTACACCCTCGACGAGATCGTCAACGACATCACCAAGGAAACCCCGGCCTGTTTCGAGCCGACGCTGGACTACGTGGTGGTCAAGGCGCCCCGCTTCGCCTTCGAGAAGTTCCCCGGCGCCGACCCCACCCTCACCACGACGATGAAGTCCGTCGGCGAGGCGATGTCGTTGGGCCGCAACTTCGTTGAGGCTCTTGGCAAGGTGATGCGGTCGCTGGAGACGACGCGCGCCGGATTCTGGACCAAGCCGGACACCGAAGGTTCGCTGGAGGACGCGCTAACCCGGCTGCAAACCCCCACCGAGGGGCGCCTTTACGACATCGAATTGGCGCTGCGGCTGGGCGGCTCGGTGGAACAAGTGGCCAAGGCCAGCGGCGTCGACCCATGGTTCGTAGCCCAGATAGACGAACTGGTGGCGTTGCGCGCCGAGCTCGTGGATGCGCCGGTGCTCGACGCCGACCTGCTGCGGCACGCCAAGCACAGCGGCCTGTCGGATCGCCAGATCGCCTCATTGCGACCGGAATTGGCCGGCGAAGACGGGGTGCGCTCACTGCGCGAGCGCCTGAACATCCACCCGGTGTACAAGACCGTCGACACCTGTGCCGCCGAGTTCGAGGCCAAGACGCCGTATCACTACAGCAGCTATGAACTCGATCCGGCCGCCGAGTCCGAGGTCGCCCCACAGACGGGCAGACCCAAGGTGTTGATCCTGGGGTCAGGCCCCAACCGCATCGGACAGGGCATCGAGTTCGACTACAGCTGTGTGCACGCGGCAACCACATTGAGTCAGGCTGGTTTTGAGACGGTGATGGTCAACTGCAACCCGGAGACGGTGTCGACCGACTACGACACCGCGGACCGGTTGTACTTCGAGCCGCTGACCTTTGAGGACGTGTTGGAGGTGTTCTATGCCGAGGAACAATCCGGCGCGGGTGGCCCCGGCGTCGCGGGTGTCATCGTGCAACTCGGCGGCCAGACTCCGCTCGGGCTGGCCCAACGCCTCGCCGACGCCGGTGTTCCGATCGTCGGTACCCCGCCGGAAGCGATCGACCTGGCCGAGGACCGCGGCGCGTTCGGCGACGTGCTGACCGCCGCCAGTCTGCCCGCGCCCAAGTACGGCACCGCAACCACCTTCGACCAGGCCCGGCGGATCGCCGCCGACATCGGCTATCCGGTGCTCGTGCGGCCGTCCTATGTGCTGGGCGGGCGGGGCATGGAGATCGTCTACGACGAGGAGACCCTGCGCGGCTACATCACCCGCGCCACCGAGCTCTCACCCGAACATCCGGTGCTGGTGGACCGGTTCCTCGAGGATGCGGTCGAGATCGACGTCGACGCGCTGTGCGACGGCACCGAGGTTTACATCGGCGGGATCATGGAGCACATCGAGGAAGCTGGGATCCACTCCGGTGACTCGGCCTGCGCATTGCCGCCGGTCACGCTGGGACGCAGCGACATCGAGAAGGTCCGCAAAGCGACCGAGGCCATCGCGCACGGCATCGGCGTGGTCGGCCTGCTCAACGTGCAGTACGCGCTCAAGGACGACGTGCTCTACGTGTTGGAGGCCAACCCCAGGGCGAGTCGCACCGTTCCCTTTGTGTCCAAGGCCACCGCCATCCCGCTGGCCAAGGCCTGTGCCCGGGTGATGTTAGGCGCCAGCATTTCTCAGCTACGCCAGGAGGGAATGCTGGCCGAGTCCGGTGACGGTGCCAGTGCGGCGCCCGACGCGCCGATCGCGGTCAAGGAAGCCGTGTTGCCGTTTCACCGGTTCCGGCGTGCAGACGGTGCGGCGATCGATTCGCTGCTTGGGCCGGAGATGAAGTCGACCGGCGAAGTGATGGGCATCGACCGCGATTTCGGCACTGCCTTCGCCAAGAGCCAGACGGCAGCCTACGGTTCGCTGCCCGCGCAGGGCACGGTGTTCGTGTCGGTCGCGAACCGGGACAAGCGGTCCCTGGTGTTCCCGGTTAAGCGACTGGCCGACCTGGGCTTTCATGTTCTGGCGACCGAAGGAACGGCGGAGATGTTGCGCCGCAACGGAATTCCGTGTGACGAGGTTCGCAAGCATTTCGAAGCGCCGCAGGACGGCCGTCCGGCGGTGTCGGCCATCGACGCGATCCGGGCCGGCGAGGTGGACATGGTAATTAACACACCCTTTGGCAACTCCGGCCCGCGGATCGACGGCTACGAGATCCGCTCGGCCGCGGTGGCCGTTAATATCCCTTGCATCACAACGGTTCAGGGCGCTTCAGCTGCCGTGCAGGGAATCGAGGCGGGGATCCGCGGCGACATCGGAGTGTTGTCGCTACAGGAACTGCATCGCAACCTCGGTGCCCGGAGCGGCCGCCGGTGA
- the metK gene encoding methionine adenosyltransferase — protein sequence MSEKGRLFTSESVTEGHPDKICDAISDSVLDALLADDPRSRVAVETLVTTGQVHVVGEVTTTAKEAFADITNTVRKRILDIGYDSSDKGFDGTTCGVNIGIGAQSPDIAQGVDTAHEARVEGAADPLDSQGAGDQGLMFGYAINDTPELMPLPIALAHRLSRRLTEVRKNGTLAYLRPDGKTQVTIAYEDNIPVRLDTVVVSTQHADGVDLAKTLDPDIREHVLQTVLEELAHETLDSSSTRVLVNPTGKFVLGGPMGDAGLTGRKIIVDTYGGWARHGGGAFSGKDPSKVDRSAAYAMRWVAKNVVAAGLAERVEVQVAYAIGKAAPVGLFIETFGTEAVDPVKIEKIIPEVFDLRPGAIIRDLNLLRPIYAQTAAYGHFGRTDVELPWEQLDKVDDLKRAI from the coding sequence GTGAGCGAGAAGGGTCGGCTGTTTACCAGCGAATCGGTGACCGAGGGGCATCCAGACAAGATCTGTGACGCGATCAGTGACTCGGTCCTCGATGCCCTGCTGGCCGACGACCCCCGCTCGCGTGTCGCGGTCGAGACGCTGGTTACCACCGGGCAGGTGCACGTCGTCGGCGAGGTGACTACCACAGCCAAAGAAGCGTTCGCCGACATCACCAACACGGTGCGCAAGCGCATCCTCGACATTGGCTACGACTCCTCGGACAAGGGATTCGACGGCACGACCTGCGGGGTCAACATCGGCATCGGCGCTCAATCGCCCGATATCGCCCAGGGTGTGGACACCGCGCACGAGGCGCGCGTCGAGGGTGCGGCCGACCCGCTGGACTCCCAGGGCGCCGGCGACCAGGGACTGATGTTCGGCTATGCGATCAATGACACCCCCGAGCTGATGCCGCTGCCGATAGCGCTGGCCCACCGGCTGTCGCGGCGGCTCACCGAGGTCCGCAAGAACGGCACGCTGGCCTATCTGCGGCCGGACGGCAAGACCCAGGTCACCATCGCCTACGAGGACAACATCCCGGTGCGGCTGGACACCGTGGTCGTCTCTACCCAGCACGCTGATGGCGTCGACCTGGCGAAGACGCTGGACCCCGACATCCGCGAGCACGTGCTGCAGACCGTGCTGGAAGAGCTGGCCCACGAAACCCTGGACTCCTCGTCGACGCGGGTGCTGGTGAACCCGACCGGCAAATTCGTACTGGGTGGCCCGATGGGCGACGCGGGCCTGACGGGGCGCAAGATCATCGTCGATACTTACGGAGGCTGGGCCCGACACGGTGGCGGCGCTTTCTCGGGCAAGGACCCCTCCAAGGTGGACCGCTCGGCGGCGTACGCGATGCGCTGGGTGGCCAAGAACGTCGTCGCAGCCGGGTTGGCGGAGCGCGTCGAGGTGCAGGTGGCTTACGCCATCGGAAAGGCCGCGCCGGTTGGGCTGTTCATCGAGACGTTCGGCACCGAGGCGGTCGACCCGGTGAAGATCGAGAAGATCATTCCCGAGGTATTCGACCTGCGTCCCGGGGCGATCATCCGGGACTTGAACCTGCTCCGGCCCATCTATGCGCAGACCGCCGCATACGGGCACTTCGGGCGCACAGACGTCGAGTTGCCGTGGGAGCAGCTGGACAAGGTCGACGACCTCAAGCGGGCCATCTAA
- the gmk gene encoding guanylate kinase, with product MSAGGGPGAGRVVVLSGPSAVGKSTVVRCLRERIPNLHFSVSATTRTPRPGEVDGVDYRFVSAAEFQQLIDRGELLEWAEIHGGLHRSGTLAEPVRSATAAGLPVLIEVDLAGARAVKKAMPEALSVFLAPPSWADLEARLVGRGTETADVIARRLDTARTELAAQDDFDVVVVNSRLESACAELVSLLVESAPGPA from the coding sequence GTGAGCGCCGGCGGGGGACCGGGCGCAGGACGCGTCGTCGTGCTGTCCGGTCCCTCCGCGGTCGGCAAGTCGACCGTGGTGCGGTGTCTGCGCGAGCGGATTCCGAACCTGCATTTCAGCGTCTCGGCCACGACGCGGACGCCGCGGCCGGGCGAAGTCGACGGCGTCGACTACCGCTTCGTCAGCGCGGCTGAATTCCAGCAACTCATCGACCGGGGTGAATTACTGGAATGGGCAGAAATCCACGGGGGGCTGCATCGGTCCGGCACCCTTGCCGAGCCCGTCCGCAGCGCAACCGCGGCCGGTTTGCCGGTGCTGATCGAGGTCGACCTGGCCGGTGCCCGAGCGGTCAAGAAAGCGATGCCCGAGGCGCTTTCGGTCTTCCTGGCCCCGCCCAGCTGGGCTGATTTGGAGGCCAGGCTGGTGGGCCGGGGCACCGAAACCGCCGACGTCATCGCCCGCAGACTGGACACCGCGCGCACCGAATTGGCCGCTCAGGACGACTTCGACGTCGTGGTCGTGAACAGTCGATTAGAGTCTGCGTGCGCCGAATTGGTATCCTTGCTAGTGGAATCTGCCCCTGGCCCTGCTTAG
- the pyrF gene encoding orotidine-5'-phosphate decarboxylase, protein MNSFGVRLAAAKAQCGPLCLGIDPHPELLRAWDLPVDADGLAAFCDVCVQAYQGFAVVKPQVAFFEAYGSAGFAVLERTIAALRDSGVLVLADAKRGDIGTTMAAYATAWAGASPLAADAVTASPYLGFGSLRPLIEVATANDRGVFVLATTSNPEGATVQRADVGGRTVAQLIVDHVAAANQAATGGAQPGSFGVVVGATALEPPDLSALGGPVLVPGVGAQGGRAEALAGLGGAESHQLLPAVSREVLRAGPGVAEVRAAAERMRDSVAYLSGS, encoded by the coding sequence GTGAATAGCTTCGGGGTTCGGCTGGCTGCGGCGAAGGCGCAGTGCGGTCCGTTGTGTCTGGGCATCGATCCGCATCCGGAGCTGTTGCGGGCCTGGGATCTGCCGGTCGACGCCGACGGGCTGGCTGCGTTCTGCGACGTGTGCGTGCAGGCTTACCAGGGTTTCGCGGTGGTCAAGCCGCAGGTGGCGTTCTTCGAGGCCTACGGGTCGGCCGGCTTTGCTGTGCTGGAACGCACCATCGCCGCGCTGCGCGACAGCGGGGTGCTGGTGTTGGCCGACGCCAAACGGGGGGACATCGGGACCACGATGGCCGCTTATGCCACCGCGTGGGCCGGTGCTTCGCCGCTGGCGGCGGATGCGGTGACGGCGTCGCCCTATCTGGGGTTCGGCTCGCTACGCCCGTTGATCGAGGTCGCCACGGCCAATGACCGCGGGGTGTTCGTGCTGGCTACCACGTCCAACCCAGAAGGCGCGACCGTGCAGCGCGCCGACGTCGGCGGCCGCACGGTCGCCCAGCTGATCGTCGACCATGTCGCGGCCGCGAATCAGGCAGCTACCGGCGGTGCGCAGCCCGGATCGTTCGGCGTGGTAGTCGGCGCGACGGCCCTCGAACCGCCCGATCTGAGCGCGCTGGGCGGGCCGGTACTGGTGCCCGGTGTCGGTGCCCAGGGCGGGCGTGCCGAGGCGCTGGCGGGGCTGGGTGGCGCCGAGTCGCACCAGCTGCTGCCCGCGGTCTCCCGTGAGGTGCTGCGGGCCGGGCCGGGCGTCGCGGAGGTGCGGGCGGCTGCCGAACGGATGCGCGACTCGGTGGCCTACCTGAGCGGCAGCTAA
- the rpoZ gene encoding DNA-directed RNA polymerase subunit omega, which produces MTIPQSDASLAAVDQFDPAAGGASAYDTPLGITNPPIDELLDRVSSKYALVIYAAKRARQINDYYNQLGEGILEYVGPLVEPGLQEKPLSIAMREIHADLLEHTEGE; this is translated from the coding sequence GTGACCATTCCGCAGTCCGACGCGTCGTTGGCCGCCGTCGATCAGTTCGATCCCGCGGCCGGAGGGGCCAGCGCCTACGACACCCCGCTGGGCATCACCAATCCGCCCATCGACGAGTTGCTGGACCGCGTCTCGAGCAAGTACGCGCTGGTGATCTACGCGGCCAAGCGTGCCCGGCAGATCAACGACTATTACAACCAGCTCGGCGAGGGCATCCTCGAGTACGTGGGCCCGCTGGTCGAGCCCGGGTTGCAGGAGAAGCCGCTGTCGATCGCGATGCGTGAAATTCACGCCGACCTGCTCGAACACACCGAGGGCGAGTAA
- the carA gene encoding glutamine-hydrolyzing carbamoyl-phosphate synthase small subunit → MTKAQLVLEDGRVFTGTAFGAIGQTLGEAVFSTGMSGYQETLTDPSYHRQIVVATAPQIGNTGWNGEDGESRGDKIWVAGYAVRDPSPRASNWRATGTLEDELVRQRIVGIAGIDTRAVVRHLRSRGSMKAGVFSGAALADLEELLERVRAQDPMLGADLAREVSTPETYTVEPEGAQRFTVVALDLGIKTNTPRNFACRGIRSHVLPATATFDEIAELKPDGVFLSNGPGDPATADHTVALTRDVLGAGIPLFGICFGNQILGRALGLSTYKMVFGHRGINIPVIDHATGRVAVTAQNHGFALEGEAGQTFDTPFGSAQVSHTCANDGVVEGVRLVDGRAFSVQYHPESAAGPHDAEYLFDQFVDLMEGGR, encoded by the coding sequence ATGACTAAAGCCCAATTGGTGCTCGAGGACGGCCGCGTTTTCACCGGCACCGCGTTCGGGGCGATCGGACAAACTCTGGGAGAGGCCGTGTTCAGCACCGGCATGTCCGGCTACCAGGAGACGCTGACCGATCCCAGCTACCACCGCCAGATCGTGGTTGCCACCGCCCCGCAGATCGGCAACACCGGCTGGAACGGTGAAGACGGCGAGAGCCGCGGCGACAAGATCTGGGTCGCCGGTTACGCGGTGCGCGACCCTTCGCCGCGGGCCTCCAACTGGCGGGCCACCGGCACCCTCGAAGACGAGCTGGTACGTCAGCGCATCGTCGGGATCGCCGGAATCGACACCAGGGCGGTGGTGCGTCATCTGCGCAGCCGCGGCTCGATGAAGGCCGGGGTGTTTTCCGGCGCCGCACTAGCCGATCTCGAGGAGCTGCTCGAGCGGGTACGCGCGCAGGACCCGATGCTGGGCGCCGACCTGGCCCGAGAGGTCAGCACGCCCGAGACCTATACCGTCGAACCCGAAGGTGCGCAGCGCTTTACCGTGGTCGCCTTAGATCTCGGAATCAAGACGAACACGCCGCGGAATTTCGCTTGCCGTGGTATCCGCAGCCACGTGCTGCCCGCCACGGCGACCTTCGATGAGATCGCCGAACTCAAGCCGGACGGGGTGTTTCTGTCCAACGGCCCCGGAGACCCGGCGACCGCCGATCACACCGTCGCGCTTACCCGCGACGTGCTCGGAGCCGGAATCCCTTTGTTCGGAATCTGTTTCGGCAACCAGATCCTTGGTCGGGCACTCGGCCTGTCAACCTACAAGATGGTGTTCGGCCACCGCGGGATCAACATCCCGGTGATCGACCACGCCACCGGCCGGGTCGCGGTGACCGCCCAGAACCACGGCTTCGCGTTGGAAGGGGAGGCGGGTCAGACGTTCGACACCCCTTTCGGCTCCGCACAAGTCAGTCACACCTGCGCCAACGACGGTGTGGTCGAGGGTGTCAGACTCGTTGACGGGCGGGCGTTTTCAGTGCAGTACCACCCCGAGTCCGCCGCTGGACCGCACGACGCTGAGTATCTCTTCGACCAGTTCGTCGACCTGATGGAGGGCGGACGATGA
- a CDS encoding pyridoxamine 5'-phosphate oxidase family protein, with translation MAKEFSHIDASLREFIAEQAMFFVATAPSQGGRINLSPKGYTDTFAVLDDHTVAYLDLFGSGVETIAHLRDNGRITIMFCSFNRNSRILRLFGTGRLLRPDDDEFARIRSHFGQRSGVRGAIVVEVERIADACGFAVPYYELIDERPVLDTFHGKQPPQAYSQAIGRNQRSIDGLAGLEPDHPLPPT, from the coding sequence GTGGCCAAGGAGTTTTCGCACATCGACGCGTCGTTGCGAGAGTTCATCGCCGAGCAGGCGATGTTCTTCGTCGCGACCGCACCGTCGCAGGGCGGCAGAATCAACCTGTCCCCCAAGGGTTACACCGACACCTTCGCGGTGCTCGACGACCACACCGTGGCCTACCTCGACCTGTTCGGCAGCGGCGTGGAAACCATCGCCCACCTGCGAGACAACGGCCGCATCACGATCATGTTCTGCTCGTTCAACCGCAATTCCCGCATTCTGCGGTTGTTCGGCACCGGGCGGCTACTGCGTCCCGACGACGACGAATTCGCCCGCATCAGAAGCCATTTCGGTCAGCGGTCGGGCGTACGTGGCGCGATCGTCGTCGAGGTGGAGCGGATCGCCGATGCCTGCGGTTTCGCGGTGCCCTACTACGAACTCATCGACGAGCGGCCAGTACTCGACACGTTTCACGGCAAACAGCCACCACAGGCGTACTCGCAAGCCATCGGCCGCAACCAGCGCAGCATCGACGGCCTGGCCGGGCTGGAGCCCGACCATCCGCTGCCGCCCACCTAA
- the coaBC gene encoding bifunctional phosphopantothenoylcysteine decarboxylase/phosphopantothenate--cysteine ligase CoaBC, protein MDSKRIIVGVSGGIAAYKACTVVRQLTEAGHRVRVIPTEAALHFVGAATFEALSGEPVDTGVFQDVPAVPHVRLGQQADLVVVAPATADLLARAVSGRADDLLTATLLTARCPVMFAPAMHTEMWLHPATVDNVATLRRRGAVVLEPASGRLTGADSGSGRLPEAEEITTLAHLLLERPEALPYDLAGCRVLVTAGGTREAIDPVRFLGNRSSGKQGYAVARVAAQRGAEVTLIAGHTAGLVDPAGVNVVHVSSAEQLGEAVSKHAAEANVLVMAAAVADFRPAQVATAKIKKTAGGLPTIELLRNDDVLANAVQARAHGQLPNMRAIVGFAAETGDANGDVLFHARAKLQRKGCDLLVVNAVGEGTAFEVDSNDGWLLASDGTESALQHGSKTAMASRIVDAVVSFLRADHGADSG, encoded by the coding sequence GTGGACAGTAAGCGGATCATCGTCGGCGTCTCCGGCGGTATCGCGGCCTACAAGGCCTGCACCGTTGTCCGCCAGCTCACCGAGGCCGGCCACCGCGTCCGGGTTATTCCCACCGAAGCCGCACTGCATTTCGTCGGTGCTGCCACCTTCGAGGCGCTCTCGGGTGAGCCCGTCGACACCGGTGTCTTTCAGGATGTTCCGGCCGTCCCGCACGTGCGCCTCGGCCAGCAGGCCGACTTGGTGGTGGTCGCCCCGGCCACCGCTGATCTGCTGGCCCGCGCCGTGTCCGGGCGCGCCGATGACCTTCTGACCGCGACGTTGCTCACTGCCCGGTGTCCGGTCATGTTCGCGCCCGCCATGCACACCGAGATGTGGCTGCACCCGGCGACCGTTGACAACGTCGCCACCCTGCGCCGGCGTGGTGCGGTCGTACTCGAGCCCGCCTCCGGGCGGCTCACCGGTGCCGACAGCGGGTCCGGCCGGCTGCCGGAGGCCGAGGAGATCACCACGCTGGCTCACCTGCTACTCGAGCGTCCCGAGGCCTTGCCCTACGACTTGGCGGGCTGTCGGGTGCTGGTGACCGCCGGCGGTACGCGCGAGGCGATCGACCCGGTGCGGTTCCTCGGTAACCGCAGTTCGGGCAAGCAGGGCTACGCGGTTGCGCGGGTGGCCGCCCAACGCGGCGCCGAGGTGACCCTGATTGCCGGGCACACCGCCGGGCTGGTCGACCCCGCCGGTGTCAACGTGGTGCACGTCAGTTCGGCCGAGCAGCTCGGTGAGGCGGTGTCCAAGCACGCCGCGGAGGCGAATGTGCTGGTGATGGCGGCGGCAGTGGCCGATTTCCGCCCGGCGCAGGTCGCCACCGCCAAGATCAAGAAGACGGCCGGCGGACTGCCCACCATCGAGTTGCTGCGCAACGACGATGTGCTGGCCAACGCCGTGCAGGCGCGCGCGCACGGGCAGCTGCCTAACATGCGCGCCATCGTCGGGTTCGCCGCCGAAACCGGCGACGCCAACGGCGACGTGTTGTTCCACGCGCGGGCCAAACTGCAGCGCAAAGGCTGCGACCTGCTGGTGGTCAACGCCGTTGGCGAAGGAACGGCGTTCGAGGTGGACAGCAACGACGGGTGGCTGCTGGCATCCGACGGTACCGAGTCCGCGCTACAGCACGGATCCAAGACCGCAATGGCGAGCCGTATCGTGGATGCAGTTGTCTCGTTCCTTCGGGCAGATCACGGAGCAGACAGCGGATAA